The genomic region AAAACAAAGAGAGGTGAAGCCGGAGGATCTGATAATGTGAACTTTGATAATTTTGGAATTCCGTACTTCTGGTTCCATACTGGAGGACATGAGGATTACCACCAAGTTTCAGATCATTCGGAAAAAATAATGATGGATAAAGCAACTGAAATCACAAAATTAAGTTATTTGAGCATTTGGGATATTGCTAATGAGTAACCCATACATGTAAATAATAAATAAAGGCACAAAGATGGTTTAGTTCTCTTTGTGCCTTTTTTTTAGTCTAAAATCAGAAATTATAGCGTATTTTCTTTTATCTGTTTTTCAAGATAATTCTTCATCCATTCTAAATGGTACTCTTCATTCATTGCTCCTGAAGTTTTGTCTTTTAGGATTCCATTGACGTAATATAATTGAGTAGGAAAACCAACAATATTAAAATTATCGATTACATATGGCCTTTCTACACTAACAGTTTTATAACCAAATTCGCCATATTTAGCATAATAACTATGAATTAAATCTGAGCTGGATCTACAGATACTTACAAATTTAATATTTGAGTTATCAGAGAAATAGGATGATAATTCTTTCAGGTTCGGTTCTTCCATTTTACACATTTTGCATCCTATAAACCAAAAGTTTAAGACAGTAATACCACTTTCCAGTTCTGAAATTGAAATTGTATTTCCATATATGTCTTTAAGGTTTTCCTTTATTGGGATTTTACTTCCTAATTCAGGACCCATAGGGTATTTACTTTTTTTCTTGTACTTAATCTCATAGTTATCACCATTCTTTTTCAATTGTTGAGCTGTAATTGATAGACTAGTAAGGAACAAAAAGACAAATAGATATAGCTTCATGATAGTTTTTGAATGAAATAGTAAATAATAGCTTTAAGTTATTGAGCCAATTGCTGGAAAATCTCTTCCATAGATTGTACTTGAGTATTCATCTCAATGATTGCTTGATTGTTGGAAGCAGTAGCTCTAAAAATATCACCTCTTAAGTCGAGTTCGTTGGAATAATGAACAATTACAGAGCTGTCTTCAATGATCTCTACTTTATCAACACCTTCAACTGCTTGTAAGAATTGAGCATCCGTAGGGTTTTCGAATTTAAGACTCAAGGATGTTTTTGGACCTAAATGCCTTAAGTTATCGACTTTGTCATTAGCGACCAAATCACCTTTTCTAATGATAACCACTCTATCGCATAGTGCTTGGACCTCTTGCATAATATGAGTAGAAAGCATCACTGTTTTATCTTTACTTACCTTTTTGATAAGTAAACGGATATCTTCTAGTTGAATAGGGTCTAATCCTGTTGTAGGCTCATCTAAGATTAATACCTCGGGGTCATGGATTAATGCCTGTGCTAAACCTACTCTCTGACGATAGCCTTTGGATAGGGCTCCAATTTTCTTTTTTCTTTCTCTAGTAAGGCCAGTTAACTCGATCATTTCTTCGATCTTCTGTTTTTTTTGCTGGCCTTTTAGTTTGTATAAAGATGCAGAGTAGTCCAAGTATTCCCTAACATACATATCTAGGTATAAAGGGTTGTGTTCTGGTAAATACCCAACTCGTTTGCGTACTTCGATGGGATTCTCGACGACATCATAACCACAAACTTGAATACTACCTTCAGTTGGGGGAATATAGCATGTAGCTATTTTCATTGTAGTGGATTTCCCAGCACCATTGGGTCCAAGAAAACCAAGAATTTCACCAGGTTTTGCTTCGAAGCTTATATTGTTGACAGCTTTCTGTTCACCGTAAACTTTTGTTAGTTGATTTACTTTGATACTCATGGTGTAAAAATACAGTTTTTTTGTGTCGTGAGTTAAAGATGTATAGAATCCCGCATCATTTTAGGTGTTTTTTACACTTTTAATCTGAATGATACTGCGGGATCGCATACATGTTTATTGTATAAAAAGGCTTCCTGGATTCATGATATTATTGGGGTCGATCTCTTTTTTTATCGACTCCATCAAGTGATAAGACTGATCTCCTATCTTATTTTTTAACCAAGGAGCTAATGCTCTGCCAATTCCATAGTGATGTGATAAAGCCCCTTTGTTTTTCAAAATTGTCCCTATAAAACCTTTATGAAAATGTTCATAATCCTCTCTTGGAGAAACTTTATCGGTAGGTGTAATCACTGAGAAATATAAATTGACACCATTTTCGTAGACATGTGAAATATTGGCCATACAGATAGTATTAGGTTTGGCTTTGATATAAGTTTTTACACTTTTCCAAAGTTGACCTAGGTCCTTCCAAGTCACTGAAGTTTCTAGAATATCAGTAATCAACCCTAAGTCCATCAGAGGATCTCTCATATATGCACTACTAAAACGAGTTTCTAACCATTTTTTTGCAAACTTATTTCCTAAGTTTCGACCACCACTTTGAGCAGACACAGACTTAATTTTATTGATTACAAAAGATGTGTAGTCTTCGTCTCCATCTACAGAAACATGCATAATACACCTTTCATTAGTTTTATACCCTAATGTTTTGATAGCTCTATCTGAGAATGAACCATTGTACCCATTAATTCTAAAATCGATTTCGGTCTCTTCTGAGTCAGATAATCTAAAAAAATGAGGTTTTCCAAAACCACCTTGAATACAATTTCTCATGGCAAGGCATCCATCTTCAAAGTTCTTGAAAATTATAGATGTTGATTTTGAATGTTTCTGCTCATACTTTCTAATGCTGATCGTTACTTCAGAAATGACTCCTAATGTTCCTTCTGCTCCAATAAATAATGACATCACATCATACCCTTGAGAAGTCTTCGGGTAAATTTCATTAGAATATGTACCTGTAGGAGTTACGACCTTTAGTCCTAAAACGATATCTTTGATCGTCCCGTAACCCGTAGATCCCAACCCTACGCCATTAGAACTGACCCAGCCTCCAAGTGTTGAGAACTCAAAAGATTGAGGGAAGTGACCACATGTGTAACCTCTTTTATTGAGATAGTTTTCTAATTCTGGTCCGCTAATTCCCGCTTGAGCTGTAACCGTTAAGCTTTCCTCATCAATGGAAACAACCTTATTTAAGTGTTTATTGATATCAATGGCAATACCGCCATTATTGAAACCAATATTTTTACTCATGGACGATCTTAAACCATGAGGGATAACGGTTAATTTCCATTCCTGACATTTTTGAATAATTTTTTCTAACTGTTGATGATCGTTAGGTGAAACAATAATATCTGGCGGATAGTGAACAATACCTTTTCGAAGACTGACGAGTTCACCATAATTTTTCCCTGCACTATGTTGTGCTCTTTCAAAATCTGATGTACCAATATTTTCAGCTCCTACAATTTCAGTAAAGGTTTTTACATAAGAAGGTAAGAGGTTGATTTCTTTTTCAACTTTTACTTCTTTTTCCCCTGGAAGAAAAGTAGGTAAAGTAACTTCAAGAGCAGGAATACCTGTGTAATCTTGAATTACTTTTTTAGTATTTTCATTTAATGAAGCTTCCACAGTCGGGTTCCCCCAACGTAGAACCTGTCTGTATGTTTGTCTAAAAGCAGATTTCATTTTCTACTATAAATGTCAATTACTGAATGTGTTATCTGTCGGAATGACCTAATGATCTATCTGGCTCAACAACATCTCTTATTTTTTGTTTTACTGCTTTTGGTTCAGGAAAACCCGATTCTTTTCTATCCCAGACAAGTTGGTCATTTACAGAAATTTTAAAAACTCCCCCATCAGTAGGGATCAAGCTTACTTCTGAAACTTGTTGATGAAAAGTATAAAGTAACTCCTGAGTCATCCAAACAGCTCTAGGTGTCCATTGGCATAACGTACAATATTCGATTGTAATCTTAAATTTCATAAAAAGATGATGTTGTTAGTCGACAAATTGATCCTATCAATATAATATCCACAATTTAAAAAAATGTTTTCCTTATTTTTAAGTATTCTCAATTTTTTAATAAACGAAGAGATGAAGAAAAAACTAATGACAGTGTGTGCTATGCTTTTAGGTGTAAGCACGTATGCCCAAGACTTTTTAGTTGGAACTTATACGAAAGAAGGATCAGAAGGAATTTATAAAGTACATTTAGATGCAAAAAATGCTACACTAGAGATGAAAGGTGTTGCAGCAAAATCTGTTCAGCCATCTTATGTAGCTTATTCAAAAGATAGAAAATTTGCCGTAGCTGTGAATGAGACAGACGGTGGAGAGATAAGCTTATTTACTGTTGATAAATCTACAGGTGACCTTACTTTTGTCAATAAAGTGCCATCAGGAGGAGCCCATCCTTGCCATGTTTCACTAGATGGTAATAATACAGTCTTTGTAGCCAATTATTCAGGAGGTAATGTTGGGGTGTTCCAGATTAAAGATGGTTTACTGACTCCTTTCCATCAATTGATTCAATATGAAGGTGAAGGACCAAATAAATCTCGTCAGGAGGCTGCTCATGCACATTTTGCAAATTATGATTCAAAGCTTAAAAAGACATTTACTGTAGATTTGGGGTCAGATAAAGTTCATATCTATAATGTAAAGGAAACAAAGCTTGAGGAAGTACAGACATTAAGTACTCCTGCAGGTGGTGGGCCTCGTCATCTTGTTGCTCACGGTAATATATTGTATGTTCTTAATGAACTAGAGGGAAAGATTACAATCTATATTACCAATGAAGAAGGGCAATATAAAGAGCTGGCCAATGTATCTACATTACCAGAAGACTTTAAAGAGTATAATACATGTGCAGCTATTAAAATGTCTAAAGATGGAAAATTTTTATATGCCTCAAATAGAGGACATAATAGCATTACAATTTTTAAAGTGGACAAAGGATCGGGATTAATTGCCAATATTGGCTATCAAGATGTGCAAGGTAAATCTCCGAGAGATTTTACATTATCTCCAAAAGAAGACTTTATTGTAGTTGCCAATCAAGATTCTAATAACCTTTCCTTATTTGAAAGAAATAAAAAAACAGGTTTACTCGAATTTAAAACTATTCTAGAAATGAGTATGCCCGTTAATGTAGTTTTCTAAACCAGAAAATGATAACAAAAAAGCCCAACCTTTTACAGTTGGGCTTTTTTTATTGAGTGGGTGAATAATTATTTTCTTTTTGCTTTAATTATTACTTGTTGTCCTGATAATAATTGCAACTCACCGTCTACAATTTTGTAGTTATCTACAAGATCCATTTTTGCAAAAAATGCTCCTTCAACATTATTGTCTTGACACATTTTTCTTGTGGCTGCTAATGGTCCCATTTTAATAGTAGTTGAATAAGCATCCATAGTTACTTTTCCATGAAAGTTATTACAGCTACCTGAACCAGAAATTTCACCTTTATTTGTAATGATAAAGTTAGGAATGTGCCCGTTGAAATCATCAACTCCTTCAATAAATGACACTTCCCAGTTTCTAAAGAAATTCATATGGTTCACACCTTTTTTAGCAGTAACTAAAACTTCATCATCTTTCTTTAATGTCAATACATCATCAGAGATATCAAAAGCATTAAAGTTTTCTAATATTTTACCAAGTGCTCTTTCATTTTCAGCTACTTCTTCACAGAACATCATAGTAGACATAAATGGGCCTGACTTTATTGTTCCGTCTTCAGCATTGTATTCCATACTTCCACCAAGGCCGTTGCAACCGGCAAAACCATTGATTCTGTTTTCTGAAGTATCAAAATTAATGTATGTGATTAATGGGTTAGTCTCTTTTCCATTTAAAGTGGTAATTACCCAAGTACCGTTTAATAGAGGGTATTTGTTTTCCGTTTTCTTCACTACTTTCACTAATTTATAATGTAATGATGAACCGTCTGCTGGAGGGTTGTCAACTTGAGAAACAGCTACATTTAAAACGTATTCATAGCCTTCTTCATAATCAAAACCTTCAATTGAACCGTAGAAATTACTCCATGTGGTAGCATCACCTTCTTTAATTTGTAAACATTCTTGAGGGCCAACACCAACACAATCAGCTTTTTGAGGACCAACTGTAATTGTTTTATGTTGTGCATTAGGTTGTTTTGATGTTGCGCATGCAGATACTAATGCAGCGAGGAGTAAAATGAAATTGTATTTAAGTATTTTAGTCATATAAACATGTAGTTTGTTCTGATATTGATTAACGAGTCTTTTAATTTTTTTGTTCGATCTTTTACTAAATCACATAATAAAAGTATGTAACTAGTTGATATTTAAAATATTACCTTGGGTTAATTTAAGTTAAAAATATCAGTTTTTACAAAACCAGAAAAAAATTATTATTTGAATTGTTCATTTCGTATTTTCAATTGTCTTTTAGAAAGAATTAGAATAGAGACGTGTGTATGACAATCAAATTGTTATTATTTAGGACATTACTATTATCTGCTGTGACTTTTCTTTGGGGTTGTGAAACGGATGAAGAATCAAAAGTAACTGCATGTAATAATGAATATATTTCCGCTCAGTTTTTAGAGTATCGAAATGTAGTAAGAACTGCAATTTCAGATAAAGACTGTGAGTTAATTCAGGATGAGTCTGAAGATATTTTAGACTTCTTAAATGAAAACTATAATTGCCTTGTGATCTATTTGGTATTAGATGAAAACAATAATATATCAAATGATGATGAAGCTATAGAACTTCTTGAAGAGGTGAAATTGGAGCTAGAAGCTTTGGAATATAGTTGCGATGTAGAAAACTTCCCAACTTTATAAATAGAATATTGTAAGGAGAAATCCGATTATTTAAAGTTATCAACAAGATTGATTAATATTAAGACTGTATTACTGTAAAGAGGTGGTACAGTCTTTCTTATTTTCAATGTTTTATGTTTAAATTTGTGAGCTTTTAGAAATTTTTATCAATGTTATGAATACAATGAGCAATTTTTCTAATCAACAATTGAAATACATTTAGACTTAAATAATAAAGATGAGTTTATTAACAGTAGGTTCAGTAGCTTTTGATGCTATCGAAACACCTTTCGGAAAAACAGATAAAATTATTGGTGGAGCTGGTACGTATATCACTATCTCTGCTTCTTTCTTCACGAAACCTGTAAAAGTAGTTGCAGTAGTAGGTGATGACTTTCCGAAAGAGTATATCAGTACATTAGAGCAACAAGGTGTTGATACTGAGGGATTACAAATCAAAGAAGGTGAAAAAACTTTCTTCTGGGCTGGTAAATATCATAATGATATGAACTCTCGTGATACATTGGTTACTGAATTGAATGTTTTAGAACATTTTGACCCAATTGTTCCTGCTAACTACCAAGGTTCGGAATATGTAATGTTGGGTAACCTTTCTCCTCAAGTACAATCTACATTAATTGAGCGTTTAGAAAACAAACCAAAGTTAGTTGTATTAGACACAATGAACTTTTGGATGGATATCGCTTTAGAAGACCTGATGAAAACGATTTCTATGGTAGACGTATTGTCTATCAACGATGAAGAAGCTCGTCAATTATCTGGTGAATATTCTTTAAGAAAAGCAGCGAAGAAAATTATGGCTATGGGACCAAAGTACTTAATCATCAAGAAAGGTGAGCATGGTGCTTTATTATTCCATGAGGATAAGGTATTCTCTGCGCCAGCATTGCCATTGGAAGAAGTATTTGATCCAACAGGTGCTGGAGATACTTTTGCAGGTGGCTTTATTGGTTATTTGGCAAAAACAGATGATATCTCATTTGATAATATGAAAAAAGCAGTGATTTATGGTTCAGCAATGGCCTCTTTCTGTGTTGAGAAATTTGGTACAGAACGTTTATTAGAAATCACTGAAGCAGATTTAGAAGCAAGAGTAAAAGAATTTGAAGAGTTAACTAACTTCTAATATATTTTACTTGAAAATATAGAGGAACATTGCAATGCGGTGTTCCTTTTTTTATTTTCATTTTTTAAGTAAACCATAATTCAATTCGCTTGAAATATTTTAACGCTCATAGTCATTTTCCTCAAAATCATGATGAAGTATCTGTTTGGAATCAATTTATTCAACATTCTTTAGTAACAGATTCTTCACAACTTATTTCATCAGGAATTCATCCATGGCATATCAATGAAATAGATGTTGAGTGGTGTTTGCGACAGTTGGAAATAGATATTGATAAAATAGATGCTATTGGAGAATCAGGTTTGGATAGAGTAATTACAATTCCATTTGAGCTACAAAAAGAGATATTTCTTGAGCATATTAAGTTATCTGAAAAGTATAATAAACCACTGATAATACATGCCGTTCGTACATATCCAGATATTATTCAATTAAGAAAACAGGAAAAGTGTCAGCAGCCATGGATTGTACACGGTTTTACAGGAAATCTACAGTCCGGTTTACAACTTATTAAAAATGGATGTTATCTATCTTTCGGCAAAATGCTGATGAACGGACATAAAAAAACAGTAGAAACATTAAAGTGTATAGATCCAAAATATGCACTATTTGAGACTGATGACGACAAAAATCTTACTATTGAAGAATTGTATACTAAGGGTGCAGAAATTTTAACGATTGAAAAAGAGCAATTGAGAATAGAAAAAATGGAAATAGCCAAGGAGTTATTTCCCAAAATTGAAGGACTTCTTTAAATTTGCCCGTCAAAAAATATACTTAAACATTATT from Flammeovirga agarivorans harbors:
- the gldA gene encoding gliding motility-associated ABC transporter ATP-binding subunit GldA — translated: MSIKVNQLTKVYGEQKAVNNISFEAKPGEILGFLGPNGAGKSTTMKIATCYIPPTEGSIQVCGYDVVENPIEVRKRVGYLPEHNPLYLDMYVREYLDYSASLYKLKGQQKKQKIEEMIELTGLTRERKKKIGALSKGYRQRVGLAQALIHDPEVLILDEPTTGLDPIQLEDIRLLIKKVSKDKTVMLSTHIMQEVQALCDRVVIIRKGDLVANDKVDNLRHLGPKTSLSLKFENPTDAQFLQAVEGVDKVEIIEDSSVIVHYSNELDLRGDIFRATASNNQAIIEMNTQVQSMEEIFQQLAQ
- a CDS encoding lactonase family protein, producing the protein MKKKLMTVCAMLLGVSTYAQDFLVGTYTKEGSEGIYKVHLDAKNATLEMKGVAAKSVQPSYVAYSKDRKFAVAVNETDGGEISLFTVDKSTGDLTFVNKVPSGGAHPCHVSLDGNNTVFVANYSGGNVGVFQIKDGLLTPFHQLIQYEGEGPNKSRQEAAHAHFANYDSKLKKTFTVDLGSDKVHIYNVKETKLEEVQTLSTPAGGGPRHLVAHGNILYVLNELEGKITIYITNEEGQYKELANVSTLPEDFKEYNTCAAIKMSKDGKFLYASNRGHNSITIFKVDKGSGLIANIGYQDVQGKSPRDFTLSPKEDFIVVANQDSNNLSLFERNKKTGLLEFKTILEMSMPVNVVF
- a CDS encoding TatD family hydrolase, with protein sequence MKYFNAHSHFPQNHDEVSVWNQFIQHSLVTDSSQLISSGIHPWHINEIDVEWCLRQLEIDIDKIDAIGESGLDRVITIPFELQKEIFLEHIKLSEKYNKPLIIHAVRTYPDIIQLRKQEKCQQPWIVHGFTGNLQSGLQLIKNGCYLSFGKMLMNGHKKTVETLKCIDPKYALFETDDDKNLTIEELYTKGAEILTIEKEQLRIEKMEIAKELFPKIEGLL
- a CDS encoding SelT/SelW/SelH family protein is translated as MKFKITIEYCTLCQWTPRAVWMTQELLYTFHQQVSEVSLIPTDGGVFKISVNDQLVWDRKESGFPEPKAVKQKIRDVVEPDRSLGHSDR
- a CDS encoding PfkB family carbohydrate kinase yields the protein MSLLTVGSVAFDAIETPFGKTDKIIGGAGTYITISASFFTKPVKVVAVVGDDFPKEYISTLEQQGVDTEGLQIKEGEKTFFWAGKYHNDMNSRDTLVTELNVLEHFDPIVPANYQGSEYVMLGNLSPQVQSTLIERLENKPKLVVLDTMNFWMDIALEDLMKTISMVDVLSINDEEARQLSGEYSLRKAAKKIMAMGPKYLIIKKGEHGALLFHEDKVFSAPALPLEEVFDPTGAGDTFAGGFIGYLAKTDDISFDNMKKAVIYGSAMASFCVEKFGTERLLEITEADLEARVKEFEELTNF
- a CDS encoding TlpA family protein disulfide reductase, with amino-acid sequence MKLYLFVFLFLTSLSITAQQLKKNGDNYEIKYKKKSKYPMGPELGSKIPIKENLKDIYGNTISISELESGITVLNFWFIGCKMCKMEEPNLKELSSYFSDNSNIKFVSICRSSSDLIHSYYAKYGEFGYKTVSVERPYVIDNFNIVGFPTQLYYVNGILKDKTSGAMNEEYHLEWMKNYLEKQIKENTL
- a CDS encoding FAD-binding oxidoreductase — its product is MKSAFRQTYRQVLRWGNPTVEASLNENTKKVIQDYTGIPALEVTLPTFLPGEKEVKVEKEINLLPSYVKTFTEIVGAENIGTSDFERAQHSAGKNYGELVSLRKGIVHYPPDIIVSPNDHQQLEKIIQKCQEWKLTVIPHGLRSSMSKNIGFNNGGIAIDINKHLNKVVSIDEESLTVTAQAGISGPELENYLNKRGYTCGHFPQSFEFSTLGGWVSSNGVGLGSTGYGTIKDIVLGLKVVTPTGTYSNEIYPKTSQGYDVMSLFIGAEGTLGVISEVTISIRKYEQKHSKSTSIIFKNFEDGCLAMRNCIQGGFGKPHFFRLSDSEETEIDFRINGYNGSFSDRAIKTLGYKTNERCIMHVSVDGDEDYTSFVINKIKSVSAQSGGRNLGNKFAKKWLETRFSSAYMRDPLMDLGLITDILETSVTWKDLGQLWKSVKTYIKAKPNTICMANISHVYENGVNLYFSVITPTDKVSPREDYEHFHKGFIGTILKNKGALSHHYGIGRALAPWLKNKIGDQSYHLMESIKKEIDPNNIMNPGSLFIQ
- a CDS encoding META domain-containing protein, translated to MTKILKYNFILLLAALVSACATSKQPNAQHKTITVGPQKADCVGVGPQECLQIKEGDATTWSNFYGSIEGFDYEEGYEYVLNVAVSQVDNPPADGSSLHYKLVKVVKKTENKYPLLNGTWVITTLNGKETNPLITYINFDTSENRINGFAGCNGLGGSMEYNAEDGTIKSGPFMSTMMFCEEVAENERALGKILENFNAFDISDDVLTLKKDDEVLVTAKKGVNHMNFFRNWEVSFIEGVDDFNGHIPNFIITNKGEISGSGSCNNFHGKVTMDAYSTTIKMGPLAATRKMCQDNNVEGAFFAKMDLVDNYKIVDGELQLLSGQQVIIKAKRK